Proteins encoded together in one Colius striatus isolate bColStr4 chromosome 3, bColStr4.1.hap1, whole genome shotgun sequence window:
- the PAQR3 gene encoding progestin and adipoQ receptor family member 3: MHQKLLRSAHYIELGSYQYWPVLVPRGIRLYTYEQIPVFLKDNPYITDGYRAYLPSRLCLKSLFILSNETVNIWSHLLGFVLFFTLGIYDLTAVLPAAGASREDFVICSVCLFCFQVCMLCSVGYHLFCCHRSEKTSRRWMALDYAGISVGILGCYVSGVFYAFYCSNYWRQVYLITVLAMILAVFFAQIHPSYLTQQWHRLRSIIFCSVSGYGIIPTIHWVWLNGGIGASIVQEFAPRVVVMYFIAAVAFLFYISKVPERYFPGQLNYLGSSHQVWHVLAVVMLYWWHQSTVYIMQYRHSKPCPEYSTDL, translated from the exons ATGCACCAGAAGCTGTTGCGGAGCGCGCACTATATCGAGCTGGGGAGCTACCAGTACTGGCCCGTCCTGGTGCCCCGGGGCATCCGCCTCTACACTTACGAGCAGATCCCCGTCTTTCTGAAGGACAACCCCTACATCACGGACGGCTACCGCGCCTACCTGCCCTCACGCCTCTGCCTCAAGAG CCTCTTCATCCTCTCCAACGAGACCGTCAACATCTGGAGCCACTTGCTCGGCTTCGTCCTCTTCTTCACGCTGGGCATCTACGACCTGACAGCTGTCCTGCCGGCCGCCGGCGCCTCCCGAGAGGACTTTGTCATCTGCTCTGTCTGCCTCTTCTGCTTCCAG GTCTGTATGCTTTGCTCAGTAGGATATCACCTGTTCTGTTGCCACCGCTCAGAGAAGACCAGCCGCCGGTGGATGGCGTTAGATTACGCAGGAATTTCCGTGGGGATCCTGGGCTGCTACGTGTCGGGGGTGTTTTATGCGTTTTACTGCAGTAAC tacTGGCGTCAAGTGTATTTAATCACCGTGCTGGCAATGATCCTGGCAGTATTTTTCGCTCAGATTCATCCCAGTTACCTCACacaacagtggcacaggctgcgtTCCATCATCTTTTGCTCCGTGTCTGGATATGGAATTATTCCCACCATCCACTGGGTTTGGCTCAACGGTGGCATTGGGGCATCTATTGtacag gaGTTTGCACCACGTGTAGTTGTCATGTACTTCATCGCTGCTGTAGCTTTTCTCTTCTATATTTCCAAAGTCCCAGAAAGATACTTCCCAG GACAGCTGAACTACCTCGGCTCAAGTCACCAAGTCTGGCACGTCCTTGCAGTGGTGATGCTGTACTGGTGGCACCAGTCCACCGTGTACATCATGCAATATCGGCACAGCAAGCCCTGTCCCGAGTACAGCACAGACTTGTGA